From the genome of Candidatus Phytoplasma asteris:
TGTGTTGTTTTTAGAACCCAAGCTGAAAACATGAGTATGTATTTACATAAAGGTTCAAAAGTATATGTAGAAGGAACGTTGTCAATTGAAAAATATACTAATAACGAAGGCGAAAATAAAACCTCAACTAAAGTAATAGTTCAAAGAGTTATCTTTTTAGATAATAAAAATCAATAAAATAAAGGCCCCTATTAAATTAGGGGCTTTAGATAGAAAGTAGTATATTAATGAAAAAAATTAAATTTAGAACTAAATTTTATTTAATTATATTTATTTTTATTTATTTATTATTAAATTTTTATAAAACAAATTTAGTTTTTGCTATGAAGAATAATAGTTCAAAATATATTATAGAAAAAGATTTTTTAAATGAAAGTTTTTTTAATGATGAAGCATCTAGTTCATCAATTAATCAAAATACTAATGACCAA
Proteins encoded in this window:
- a CDS encoding single-stranded DNA-binding protein, with product MLNKVQLIGNITHDLDPTFINTNEGQIPKLDFQIAVNNKDKTQFIPCVVFRTQAENMSMYLHKGSKVYVEGTLSIEKYTNNEGENKTSTKVIVQRVIFLDNKNQ